DNA from Actinomyces sp. oral taxon 897:
GCTCATGCCCATGGACAGCTGGCCGTCACCGACCGTGCCGTCCTGGAGCCCGGCGTCGCGCAGGGCGCGCACGGTCCGGAAGCACTCGCGGACGCGCGCCTGGTCACCGGTGCGGGCGGCCAGCGTCATGAGGCCGCGCACCCGCAGCGAGGAGAAGACGGGCAGGGCCGCCAGGAAGGCGGGCACCTCAGCGGGCTCGAGGCCGAACTTGGAGGCCTCGCCCGAGGAGTTGACCTGCACGTAGACGTCCAGGCCCCGCCCCGCCGCCTGCAGGCGACGGTCCAGGGCCTGGGCCACGCGCAGGGAGTCCAGGGCCTGGAACTCGTCGGCGAAGGCCGCCACGTCCCCGGCCTTGTTGGTCTGCAGGTGGCCGATGAGCACCCAGCGGATGCCCAGGTCCGCCAGTGCCCGGGCCTTGCGCCTGGCCTCCTGGACCTTGTTCTCACCCATCTGGGTGACGCCAGCGGCGTGGGCGAGCCGCAGCCGCTCCTCGGGCACGGTCTTGGACACCGGCAGCAGGCGGATCCCGGCGGCGGGTCGCCCGGCGCGCTCTGCGGCCCCGGCGATCCGGGCTCGTACGGCCGCCAGGTTGCGGCGGAGGTCCTCCACGGTGGCGGGTACGGCCTGGGGCGCGGGGGAGGGGGCCCGGTCCGGGAGCTGCGGCTCGGTCATGCGCGTGACGCTAGCACCGGTGCGCCGGCGCGGGCTACCGGTTCCCCCGGGTCCCGCGGCGGCCATAGGCTGGGGCAGTGAGCGCCCCCGTCTTCGTCCTGACCCCCGACACGCTTGAGCC
Protein-coding regions in this window:
- a CDS encoding YggS family pyridoxal phosphate-dependent enzyme, with amino-acid sequence MTEPQLPDRAPSPAPQAVPATVEDLRRNLAAVRARIAGAAERAGRPAAGIRLLPVSKTVPEERLRLAHAAGVTQMGENKVQEARRKARALADLGIRWVLIGHLQTNKAGDVAAFADEFQALDSLRVAQALDRRLQAAGRGLDVYVQVNSSGEASKFGLEPAEVPAFLAALPVFSSLRVRGLMTLAARTGDQARVRECFRTVRALRDAGLQDGTVGDGQLSMGMSGDLELAVEEGSTCVRVGQAVFGPRPAGSR